From Onychostoma macrolepis isolate SWU-2019 chromosome 19, ASM1243209v1, whole genome shotgun sequence, a single genomic window includes:
- the irx4b gene encoding iroquois-class homeodomain protein IRX-4b, giving the protein MSFTQFGYSYPAAPQLLMSSNALSTCYESSGSLLDSGVAASPQNSLYCPVYESRLVASSRHDLIPTAVYGNSCSKSHGYDTCSTYGPDSTSYYPLGKLSEKDGVATGHSRVTQSSAYYPYDYPIGQYQYDRYGYGSVDVGTRRKNATRETTSTLKAWLQEHKKNPYPTKGEKIMLAIITKMTLTQVSTWFANARRRLKKENKMTWSPRNKTSDEKECDDDQEDMDESQGEPIKTEQVFNAPDNHGKDDADQLHSDLEDFDLVESDGSECESKPSFVMRARSETSECPDNRFKEAFHESELPTDVHEFNEDRLRLTAEDNQTAKFYLQQGQKTIEAKPKIWSLAQTATSLNQADYSSCMHKGTSCSSSNCDSDSDITKRKQESPVATLRNWVDGVFHDPLFRHADLNQTFSNSTDIWTEGISLQNNYHEHSGPITASQHTS; this is encoded by the exons ATGTCATTTACACAGTTTGGCTATTCATATCCTGCAGCACCAcag CTTTTAATGTCTTCTAACGCTCTGAGCACCTGCTATGAGTCTAGTGGTTCACTGCTGGACTCTGGAGTGGCAGCTTCTCCTCAAAACTCGCTTTATTGCCCGGTATATGAAAGTAGGCTTGTGGCCTCCAGCCGGCATGACCTGATCCCTACTGCTGTCTATGGCAACTCCTGCTCAAAGAGTCATGGTTATGATACCTGCAGCACTTATGGTCCAGATTCAACCTCATATTATCCACTG GGTAAACTCAGTGAGAAAGATGGCGTAGCAACAGGACATTCAAGAGTCACCCAAAGCTCTGCATACTACCCTTACGACTACCCAATTGGACAGTACCAGTATGACAGATATGG GTATGGATCTGTAGATGTGGGCACAAGAAGAAAAAATGCTACCAGAGAAACCACCAGCACACTGAAAGCATGGCTGCAGGAGCATAAAAAGAACCCGTATCCCACCAAGGGCGAGAAGATCATGCTGGCCATCATCACAAAGATGACCCTTACGCAGGTGTCCACCTGGTTTGCCAATGCACGGCGAAGACTCAAGAAGGAAAACAAGATGACGTGGTCACCACGCAACAAGACCTCAGATGAGAAAGAGTGCGATGATGACCAAGAAGATATGGACGAATCGCAGGGGGAGCCAATAAAAACCGAACAAGTATTCAATG CTCCAGACAACCACGGAAAGGATGATGCGGATCAACTTCACAGCGATCTGGAAGATTTCGATCTAGTGGAGTCAGATGGCTCAGAGTGCGAATCGAAACCATCCTTTGTCATGCGCGCTCGTTCAGAGACCAGCGAATGCCCAGATAACCGCTTTAAAGAGGCTTTTCACGAATCCGAGCTCCCGACAGATGTCCATGAATTTAACGAAGACCGTTTAAGGCTTACCGCTGAAGACAACCAGACAGCGAAGTTCTACCTTCAACAAGGCCAAAAGACCATTGAGGCCAAGCCCAAAATCTGGTCGCTTGCACAGACTGCTACGTCTTTAAACCAAGCCGATTACTCATCATGCATGCATAAAGGAACTTCGTGCTCTTCTTCAAACTGTGACTCAGACTCAGACATAACAAAGAGGAAACAAGAGTCTCCAGTGGCCACTCTTAGAAACTGGGTTGACGGTGTGTTTCACGATCCTTTATTCAGGCACGCCGACTTAAACCAAACTTTCAGCAACTCCACAGATATATGGACTGAAGGCATTTCCTTGCAGAATAACTACCATGAACACTCAGGACCTATTACTGCTTCTCAACATACTTCATAA